Genomic window (Kosakonia sp. BYX6):
GCTGGGAGCATGTGTTTACCGTCATGGGCGTAATCGGTTTTGTGCTGACCTTCGCCTGGGTGAAATTCGTCCACAACCCAACCGATCATCCTCGTATGACCCGCGAAGAGCTGGAGTACATTGAGAAGAACGGCGCGGTTGTCGATATGGACCACAAAAAAACCGACGACGGCAAAAAAGCCGGTCCGAAAATGGATTACATCAAGCAGTTGCTGTGCAACCGCATGATGCTCGGCGTGTTCTTCGGTCAGTACTTCCTGAACACCATTACCTGGTTCTTCCTGACATGGTTCCCGATTTATCTGGTGCAGGAAAAGGGCATGTCGATATTGAAAGTGGGCTTTGTCGCCTCGATCCCGGCGCTGTGCGGTTTTGCCGGTGGGGTGCTGGGCGGTCTGTTCTCTGATTATCTGATTCAACGTGGCTCAACCCTGACCGTTGCGCGTAAAGTGCCGATCGTCGTCGGGATGTTACTGGCTTCCAGCATCATCCTGTGTAACTACACCGACAGCACCGTCCTGGTTGTCGCGCTGATGGCGTTGGCGTTCTTTGGTAAAGGTTTTGGCGCACTGGGTTGGCCAGTTATCTCCGACGTAGCGCCAAAAGAGATCGTTGGCCTGTGCGGCGGTGTATTCAACGTATTTGGTAACGTGGCTTCTATCGTGACGCCGCTGGTCATCGGATACATGGTTAAAGAGTTGCATTCTTTCAACGGTGCGTTGGTGTTCGTCGGCTGTTCAGCGCTCATGATGATGGTCTGCTACCTGTTCGTGGTTGGCGACATCAAACGTATGGAACTGAAGAAATAAGCAACAACACATTAAGGTACAAAAGATGAATAACGATATCTTCCCAAACAAATTCAAGGCCGCGCTGGCGGCCCAACAGATTCAAATCGGTTGTTGGTCTGCGCTGGGTAGTCATATCAGCACTGAAGTT
Coding sequences:
- a CDS encoding MFS transporter, with the translated sequence MAIEQTVETKRALPTRYLILLIIFIVTAVNYADRATLSIAGTDVAKELQLDSVSMGYIFSAFGWAYLLMQIPGGWLLDRFGSKKVYTYSLFFWSLFTFLQGFVDFFPIAYAGISMFFMRFMLGFSEAPSFPANARIVAAWFPAKERGTASAIFNSAQYFSLALFSPLLGWLTYAWGWEHVFTVMGVIGFVLTFAWVKFVHNPTDHPRMTREELEYIEKNGAVVDMDHKKTDDGKKAGPKMDYIKQLLCNRMMLGVFFGQYFLNTITWFFLTWFPIYLVQEKGMSILKVGFVASIPALCGFAGGVLGGLFSDYLIQRGSTLTVARKVPIVVGMLLASSIILCNYTDSTVLVVALMALAFFGKGFGALGWPVISDVAPKEIVGLCGGVFNVFGNVASIVTPLVIGYMVKELHSFNGALVFVGCSALMMMVCYLFVVGDIKRMELKK